Sequence from the Methanosarcina siciliae T4/M genome:
GATAGTTTATGAGCCGTTTATTGATTATGAATCAGGAGGAGTTAAGGAAGGATCTCAATATTTTAAGCCATTGAGCAGGACAATTTTACAGTATGTTGAACATCTTGAAAATAAGTTTGATGGGGAAATAGGAGTCTTAAAGAGAAAGCATATTCAGGCTGATGGATTGGTTTACATTGGGAAAGAAGCCAATAATATTGAGGATCAGCCTTTAGATGTAACCAAGTCTCAGGTTTTCATTAATGAGGAAGAGATTAAACAGAAGCTTTTGGCTTTAACTCCTGAAGAGGCAAGGAAATTAGGGATTAAACATAGAAGTACATTGAAGAGAATGAAAGATAGAGTTAAGAGAGATAGCAAAATAAACTTGGGCACAAAAGAAGTAAAGAAACTAAGTTTATCTTTTTGAAAAATAATTCTGATTTATTGGTTCAAAACATAACCTGCGAAACCAATAACTCCCACTATTACTACAAACCAAGCTAGTATTCCAAAGGCGCCGAAACTCACATCTGAAAAATGTTGAGCCATTACAATGAATGCGCTGACTAAAAAAATAACTCCATAAGTTGGAATTCCTAAGTATGGAGATTTATCACTCATATTTATCAGAATATTATTAGGCTTCATACTTATTAAATGTTTTTACAACATGAACTGTAATTGAATAATCGTTAATCATAACTAACCAAAACGAAAAAACAATTAATGTGTTACATTAATTAGTAAAACTAAACCCTTGGAATTTGATAGTTTACGTCAACAAATAAATTACCATCTTGGAATTTAGTTATACAAACTTTTCCTGTGGAAGAAAACAATTAAGCCTCATTTGATATACTTAGTAGTTTATTGCATTGACCTTCTAATATGATAAGAGCTTGTCTTGTTGCTTCTAATCTTTTCCAACGACAGTCCATTCCTGGACGCACATCTTCAATTAATAGTTTAAGCGGTTCTAAATGATATGTAAAGTTAGGATCATCTAACTTTTTGAGGAAATCTGAATAGTTTATACAGTGGTACTTGTCGCTTTCACTAGTAACAGTAAATAATTCACCAATTACTTTTTGCTGTAATCTAAATACTTGAGTGTCTTTGCCTGCACAATGTTCTTCCTGAGGAAATCGGCCAAGAGCACCTTCAACCAACCTTATGGCTTTAAAGAAATCATCTTTTTCCTTTTGGGATTCAAATAATTCGAAGTTCAATTTATTCTTAAGCATTTGAATCCAAGCAAAATACTGACCAAACAGAAAAATAGTGCTATTCATAAAATAATCATAAGAAATTGCCCAATTCGGATTAACTTGTTCATTGCAATTTTTACTTAGAGCAAGATATCCTTCATAATCTAATATGTTCTTCAATCTGCCCTTTAGATCAATAACTGTTAGCAAGATAGGATTTGCCCAACTTGTAACTTCTTGTCGTATTCGCTCCCTTTTTTCACGTTCTTCCACTATTCTCACATTATCAAGCATTTCTCGGCGTTTTACAAAACGATAAGTCAACCAACTTATGATAAATGCTGAGAAATTTCCTAAGAAAAATGATGTTAATGGACCCTGTTCAGTAAAATATTGGTTGAACAAGTTCATACCTCCTTGTAATAATATTATATTAGCTCAGTATAAAAGAGAGCCTGTTTCAAAAATCCTAGTTTTTCTTTTTTTGGCTAAAATGGAATAACAATAAAAGTTCTACTTGACTAGGTTTTACTAGACCAGATATTCGTTAAGTGATGTAAGAGCGGGTTTTGAAACAAACTTATCATAAAAATTTAATTTGTTAAACCGAATCTATAGAAATAGGGTGATTTTTTTAGTGAGCAACTTTCAAAAAATATGGGCTATTCGTAACTTTTGCATTAGAACATAAAAATTATTGATTATTTGATTTTTTATAAGTAATATATAGATTTTTAGCACTAAAACATTTCCAAAAATATACTATTGAAGATTATCAACTTGGACAAAAAATAGAAATATTTATTAAGCTGGTTTTATGAAAACGTTGATTTTTAGTTAGGGCAACTTTTGAAACTAAAACGGTTGTGCATTATCTTCACAATAGCGTTGCGTTTTTTCAAGTTACCTATATCCCCCTCATTTAGTGCGAGGGATGGAATTCGAACCCGCTAAATCTCTATTTCAGATCCCGAGGCTTGTAAAAAGGAGGTTTGCCGAATTTTCCAGTCTCTCAAGTCTATTGCAGCAAGCTCACATAAACAAAAAGAACGAGTTTGTGTTATCTGTTTATTTACTCATCTTTCAAACATAGAGTGAAAACGCAATCATGCGACTGTGTAACTATAAATTTTATAAATAACTGGTTCTATTGATAGCGAATTCTCATGACTTTTGTATATTTTTATGTTTTAAATTCGATATGAGTAGAGCCCACGCTACTTTACAATATTTTAAAGTTGGTAATACATTTCAAGTTCAAATCACTGGCATTTTTGTAGTAATTTATCATATATTCTGGCAATTTAGCAGAGTTATTAGTGCCAATATGTCCCAAATTTTAAGTCAATTGTCCTAAATCCTTCTTTCGGCAGGTAACTTGTTTTTTTCGGAATATTTTTACTGATAGCGTTTTTGCTGAAAAATACATTATATCTGATACTAAACATTATTGCAAAAATGGTTCATTGTTTATATATGCCGTGAGATCTGAGTTATATGTTAACCAGTTTTAAACCAATTACAGATTTATAGGATGAATGGAAAACACAATCAGTAAAAATGCTCAAAATCTAATGTCGACCTGCCGAATGTAGGCTAAATAGGAACAAAGCAATGAATTTAACCTCATCCAAACATAGCAAATATTTTCATTTAATGATCAGTAGGACCAGTTTTCTAATTATCGAATATTAGGTACTACGATTTTCGATAACGTGAGACCCATTCACCCAACATCTTTGAAAGATCAGTTTTAGTATTGTTATTACCAGTATTGTGTAACTATAACTATCTATTTTCTCACTCAAAAATTCCCAGTTCCTTCATAAGTTCTTCCGAATACTCAGTCACTGCCCCCGGTTTTGATGCAATATAAGTCCCAAGCATGCTGGCAACTGAAGCTGCATTTGAAACTCCGTACCCTGAAAGATAGCATAAAGGAATCCGGCAGAAAAAGCATCTCCTGCCCCTACAGTATCTGCAACTTCTACGGGTGTGATTTTTTAAGGAGAGGCTTTTTACTTAGAAGAAAATGGGTTTCCGTATCTCCGACTTTTTCAAACCCAAGTTTGTTGTAGAATTTTTGAGCTATATAATTTACTTTCAATACCCTGAGAGTTACTTCTTTTTTTGCCTTTTGAGCATCGACGATAATATCTGAAAAAATTAAAGTTCCTATTCCTTTACTCTGATATTCTGGCAGTATTAGAATCTCATCAATAATAATGGATGTTTCATTTCTACTGAAAGCAAAAGTGCCAACATTTTTGTCCTTTACAACGATAATTTGGTGTTCTATAGCTTTGAGTTCCCTGCTGAAAAAAAGTCTTTGAACATCTTCATCCCAGCTACCCCACGTTTTTATTACATAATCTTTCATGGTAGTCTTTTTCAAGTCATAAATAAAATCATAGTCTTCCTGCGTTGCTTTTCTTAAACTATACATGTATTCACCCCTTCCTAGCTGGCATGTGGCCGGAAGAATAAAACCTTGTCAGAAGAATAAACTCTGATCGGAAGAATAAATCAGAAAACCGGCTGGTATTTAGTCGTCTCACTGATAATCTTATGAAATCACGAGAACATAACCTCAAATTTTCAGTTTGGAAACTAAGTATTTCTAACAACGAAAACTGTTGAACTTATATTTGAATCTTTTTAAGTCGGGATTTCAGCTCAAAATTGGAAGCTTTTGGACATCTTATAAGGCTTGTTAGCGAAAACCAGGCTTTGGCCGTTGAAGCTCTGAATACGAATGGTTTGGAAAAACAGTTTTGAAAACAGGGCAGTTTGAACCGTCTTCCAGGCCTTATGGGGTTGTGGATACCTTAAGTCCTCAATTTCTCCCTAAGTTCTTCCGAATACTCCGGCACCGACCCCGGTTTTGATGCAACATAAGTCCCGAGCATGCTGGCGACTGATGCGGCTTTTGAAACTCCGTACCCTGAAAGAAAGGTATACAGGAATCCGGCAGAAAAAGCATCCCCTGCTCCTACGGTATCTGCAACTTCTACGGGTGTGGTTTTTATTTCCTCATAGACTCCATCCTGATAGACAGCTGCTCCCTCAGGTCCTTTTGTTATGCAGATTACGGAGATTTTCGGGTACTTATCCGTAAGCAGGCGGCAGAGAGTTCTACAGGTATACGTGGTGCCGAAAAGCATACCGGAAATTT
This genomic interval carries:
- a CDS encoding GNAT family N-acetyltransferase, which gives rise to MYSLRKATQEDYDFIYDLKKTTMKDYVIKTWGSWDEDVQRLFFSRELKAIEHQIIVVKDKNVGTFAFSRNETSIIIDEILILPEYQSKGIGTLIFSDIIVDAQKAKKEVTLRVLKVNYIAQKFYNKLGFEKVGDTETHFLLSKKPLLKKSHP
- a CDS encoding PfkB family carbohydrate kinase; this translates as MTPVEVADTVGAGDAFSAGFLYAIFQGTEFQMQLQLPACLGLILHQNRGQ